The Dermochelys coriacea isolate rDerCor1 chromosome 7, rDerCor1.pri.v4, whole genome shotgun sequence sequence GCAGATAGATTGGGTCTGAGGTTCTCCTTACACCGTGGAGCACTAAGGATGGCAGAGGGACTGTGCTTTTGCACTGATGTACATGAGAACGGCCAAAGGCatcttgtcttccaacactggccaacaccaggtgccccagagggaatgtcCTTGGGGAGCGgtagctcagtgctttgagcattggcctgctaaacccagggttgtgagttcaatccttgaggaggccatttagggatctggagcaaaaattggggattggcgggttggactcgatgacctcctgaggtcccttccaacccggatattctatgacTGGCTCTTTCCCCTGCTCTCAGCCATGCGCCCTACCCCGCTAACATGGGAGCCCGGTATAAACAGTCCCTGTGTCccattccagaggtggctgcatctcatcACCCGGTGAGGCGTCCCTGTCTCATGGCCCCAGAGGGGGGTGAACACCCATTATTCCCCCAGAACACCGCTCAGGGTCAGACTACGGGCCCGCCGCTGGCTTGCGATGCCTTGCTCGACTTTCCGCCATGGGCCACCTCAAAACCAGCGGCGGCGTCTGGGCTGCAGCCCGGCCCCACGAGCCTGCGCACGCACAGGGACAGTGGGGCGCGCTGGAATCACACCCACAAACTGCAGGGCGGCGGGaggaggctcaggctggagcGGATTGGTTGATTTGGCCACGCCCCCGTTCCTCAGCGAATCCGCTTCCGTACACTAGGTCCCGCCCCCTCCCTGGttagccccctcccccctgagTCCTACTACATCCGGGTCTTTCATTTCGTCCCTTCTGGCTCTGCGTTTCCCCATCCGGGTTAggccgaggccccgcccccgtTGTCGTTACCCCATGtgaggcggaggggggggggctgcaatATGGGGGCGGGCGGGAGCCGAGCGCGGGAAGGCGCCGGTGAGGCTGGGCGGGCTGTCGCGGGAGGGGCCCAGCGGCGCTGCGTGGGAAGGAGGGGGCGTGGCGTggcgggcgcgcgcgcgcgggaGGGTGTCCCCTGCCGCCCTGTGCAGCCCTGGAGGGGCCCCGCGGGCTTTGCTCCGCGTTGGCTCGGAGTGAAAGGGGggctgggttctcttcccagcttctggcagggaTGGGCTCTGGTGGGCTagaatcgggggggggggcgggactccggggttctcttcccagctctgcttctgagCTGCTGGGTGGGTGAGTCCCTTCCTCGTTCAGCATTGCAGTTTATCCCATCGGAAATAAAGAGGTTAATGAGACTAACTTCCACTGGCTCTCCCTAAAGCCCCTTGAGATGGGACATCTCTCATTCCGTACCCCCAGCAGCGTCTCCTGAGGGAAGAAGAGACACAATCCTCACATTGACATTGTGCTGTGACAATCTAGGGATCTTCAAGGTGGGGGAGTATGGCTAAGTGGTACGGGACAAGCCAATTCCAGTGCTCTTGGTCTGACAAAGGAACGGATGTTGCTGGCCTCAGTACATGAAGTGTTTGGGTCGTGCCCCCTGCCTTTCCCACTGTGTTGTGTGGGGAAGGGTCCCAGTATGGAAGTGGCCGAGTGCAGCTGACCTAGGACAAGTTTAAAAGACGCAGTGGGTGATCTGGAGTTTATACCCTGTTGGCATGGCTGTGTTTCTAACTGGGCTGTACAGATAATTTAGTGCGCTCTGCTCTCTGTCCACGGTGAGCCATGATTTTTCTTTAATAGGAAAGTCGAAGCAGCATCTTTGTGGGGCATGAACAGCAAGCAGCCTGCCAAGCACTGCCACGCGGATCCTCAGCTGGGTTTCCAGGTGGTCTTTACATTAGTGTTGCTCCTTCCAAGCCCTTGATTGCTCATCCTGCATTTGGATACCCGTCCTGCATTGTGTTCACTTCCCCGGAAGCCCACAAACAGGTAAATTATTCTGGTTCATGGATGGGAACTAATGCAACTAGTGGGCAAGAACCTTGTGGGATGGGCTATAGGGGACAGTCTTgctgtgggggggatgggagctaATGGGAGGTCTCCATCCATAGTGAGCAGAGACCTGGAGGAGATGGGGCGTACTAATGGGAGTGGGGGAAATCTCTGTTCATTCTGGGCAGGGTCCTGGGAGATGGACTCTAGGGGTTGATTCTCTCCTGGGTCCTGCTGTGGAGATTAGGCTAGATGGTGCATCGTTGTGTTGCTTCCCATCTCCCTGACCCTTCCATCCTAGGTTCCACTCCTCCACAGGCCAGCGAGCGATGTCAGACCAGGATGATGGTGacgtggggaagggaggggcctTCTCGGCCGAGCACCTGGCCGCTGAGTCCATGGCAGCCGACATGGATCCCTGGGTGGTGTTTGATGCGCGAAAGACCCCACGGGCCGAGTTCGAGGAGTGGCTGCAGACCTACCAGCCCTCGCGGGTGTCTCGTTTTGGGGACCCTGAGTGTTGCACTGAGCCTGTGGGCTGGATTGCCATCTACGGTCCAAACTACTGTCCAGAGTCAGGTGATGTGGTGGGGCTGCAGGAGGCCTGGGAGCGGCTCCAGATCAGTGGGCGCCATGTCACCTTCGACACTATCCGCGAACTGGCGCTCAACCACTGCGTCCTCACCGGCAAGTGGCTGATGCACCTGGACACCGGCTTCAAGGTGGACCATGCCTGGAGTGGCATTGCCCGCTCAGTGTTGGAGGGGCGCTTTGGGGTGGCTAAAgtcagcccctgctaccccaacTCGGATCGCAAGCATGTCATCTGCATCTACACAGATGACTTCACCAATGAGGAGAAGGTGATGGATGCGGATGCTGCCATCCGGGGCACTGGCATCAAGTGCCTGCTCTCCTACAAGCCTGATGTCTACACCTACCTAGGCATCTACCGGGACAATCGCTGGCACCTCTGCCCCACCATCTACGAGAGCAAGTTTGACCTAGAGTGCATCCCCCGCCGCTCCCGCATCATCAACAAAGTCAGCAACACTGAGGTGACTTAGACTGGACCCCGCTCCCCATCTAGCagttcctcctttcccctttccAATATGGGCAGTTGGCACCAATGCCTCCCAACTGTGCTCTGAAACTAACTGCATTTTGATTGGTCTGTTTGGTGTGGCCTGCACTTAGTCTCTCTCTTTCAAAGGACAGGTGCTCTGCTAATAACTGCAGCTAGCTGAGATCCTTAAGTAAATAGGGAGGAGCATTGGCTGCTGGGAGATGGAGTCTCTGCTGGTCACACCTCTGTTAAAGATGACAGTGGACTATCTTGCAGGATTCTCAGCCACATTTGGTACACTTGTGCATGATGCAGCACTGGCTATGCCGCTAGGTGTCTCTCTACTAATGAGGTTCTCCCTTTTTCCCTGGAAAGCCACCTCTGCTCCTCTGAGCTGCAGTTGCTTGGATAGAAGACTCAGGAGGTTCTTGTCATCAGCtggcactgtccctttaaattccTAAAGCCCATGGGGTTTGCTGGTGCCACTCTGCATGCTTAACTCCTTCATGGTCTGTGTGCTACCATATAGCTGAGGGCTAGGGCTGTGGGTTCAACTCACCACAACCACCTTCCGGTGCCGCTTGTATGTTGAAAGCACCACGGCTCCCACCAGCCTGTCCTTTAGGAAAGCCTTTTCCCTGAGACACAGAGCTCACTTAGTAGAGGAGGCAATCCTGAGCTCTGCTCATACAGCAGCAGCTGGGTGATGTTTCCAACTGCCTTCTCACTAACTAGTTCTCTCTCTAGCCATTGCAGTCCCTCATTGGTGGGGAAAAAGCAGCCACATGAAAGAAGCCACAGTCAGGTCTGTGCAGGGCCCATTAAGGTGCCTGAGGGTGACAGGAGTAAGGCCATGGCTCTTGGAAAACAGGAGGAAGTAGTAAGTGTCCCACTGCCACCCACACTAAGTATTGTAGATCCTTCACTGGGCCTGTTCCCCATACAGCTCTCAGAACGTAGTATCTGTGCACACACATCTCTGGCTCTTCCTGCCCTGGAAAAGGGCTCTGTGTGAAGTCCCCTGAACAAAGCAGATTGTTTCTGTTAACCCCCCTTTTGGGGACATCTAACAACCAAAGGGGGTGTAGATACAGCACTGGAGCCCCTCTGCCTGCTTTAGGAGCTATGAATAGCTGCTGTCTCCTTGCCCAGAGGCCTGCTCTGCTCTATGGAAAGGTTGTCTTTAAAAGGCCTCTCCTGGGGCCTTGAGCATGTTGAATCCTGAACCTctttggtggggaaggggaagatggaAGGAACCTTGGGGCTCCTGGGGATGACAGTGGAGCAAGGGATTGCTGAGGGGTTTGGGTCTTTCTTGCAGGATGTTTCTCCTAGCTGTTCAAGGGGTGTTTGAGCTGTAAACAGGATTAATAAAAACAACTCTCCACTGAATGGGGTTCTGTTTCTTGGGGTAAAGAGGCCACAACATCCTGGTGGGGCAGGTCCAATGCCAGCTGGGTGGCCCAAGTACCATTAGCATCCCTCCTTCTGTGCAAAGGGAGGGGCATGTCCTGTGTCCCTGCAAGTAGCTGCCCTCCTGCTGGAGAGGCAGAATTGGGGGAGGAGGGCCTTGCTGTGGGAATATGAAAGCTCTTCTCACACAGCCCTAGCCTCTTGCTTGATGACTGGGGTTAAGGCAGCCTGGTGCAGAAATGCCTCTGCAGGATAATGAGTGGGGGGGGAATCAAATAGGGAGTGCATGTGGGGTGTATGTGTGGGAGGAGGTACTGATTGTAATATATAGGCTGTACAttagccagcagggggcaccaccAGCATCCCCAATGATGGGCTGGAAGAGGGAGGAGCATGAGCTGACACCTAGTGGCTGGGAGTTACCCTGAATGGTGTGtttgcatccccagcccagcagtCCTCACTTCTATCTCCCCAGCTAcagctaggactagaacccaggagccttGATTCCCAATCCCACCACATCCTCTGAACAAGTAATGGCACCTCCAGGATGGCCCAATTAAGTACAAAAGTACCACAGCAACTGTGctctttcccccactcccccccaaccATGCCTGTTACTAACTTGGGCTGGGGGGCTAAGTGGCATTAGGGTtgaagcagggagagggaacagGGATCCCTATAGTTTCTTGGATTTCAGCTTTAAGCTCAACACTAGGCCAAGAGCCATCTCTGAATTCTTAGGGTCTAGAAGCTGGGGAAGAGACCCCCTACCCCAAAACCAGACCAACCCATCTTCCCTGAGCCACCAGTGGATCCATTCCATTACGTTCCCTATAACTCACAGTGGACCTGGGACACATTCCTGCTGCCTTATCCTCTGCTCTTTGGCTAGTTGAGAGGAAAAAAGCTGGAGTGGTGGATTTCTACTTGATGTTTCATAGAGTTCaaagcaagaagggaccattagatcatccaggCTGATGCTCTGGACTATCACAAGCCATTCAGttccacccagttacccctgtattgactCCAGTGATTTGAGTTAGACCAAatcatttcagtcctcaggagacaaaTCGGTTGGGGACCCTGTTCTCTGACCAGGGCTCACAAGTCCCTTGTGATGGCAGGGAATTGATGTGAAACatgcccagatgatcctagcaggtGACCCATGtcacagaggaaggtgaaaaccccaaaggtccctgccaatctgacctgggggaaatttcTTCTCAACCCTTAATctggtgatcagttggaccctgtGCAACTGGGCCAGACCCATCACCCAGGCAGCTAGAGGATTTGCTTTAGAACGCTAGGTTGGATGCCCTTGGAATATAGGAACTCCCACCAAATTTCACTGCAGCATTGAAGGGGGAGGAGAGATGAGCAGCGAGAACAATCTAAGGCATGGTAGGAAAACGCTCTGTGGAAGGAAGGTCAGGAGCGTTCATCTTCAAGAAGGGAGAAAAGGATATAAAATTATGGGAGAGGTGGCAGTGTGGGCACTTTGGTTTGCTCTGCCTTGTGGCCCAAAGAGCTAATTGATGAACAGCAAAACTCTAGGTCTAGCTGGCCTGGGGAACTCTATCAGAGGGCTGCATCGAGGCTGCAAATTTATGACTGAAAGAGCAAGCGGCCATTTATCTGGATAAGAACAGCCAGTCACTATGGGATATTAAACTGATGCTTCATCTTAAATTGCTCTCAAAAATTAGGGGGCAGGATGAGACTTTCATAGGGACAGATTATGTCACAGTTGCTACTGGCAGGTTCTTGCACCTGGTTCTAGGTGCTGTCAGAGACAGACCTAGGATTAGATGGGGCTGATCTGGAATTTCTTACAAAGGGTGGGGGTGAGTCCTGAACAAGGGGTTTTCTGATGAAGTGTTTCCACAAAACAGGAATTAAATTGTCTTAAAAGTGGAAGGGGGGAGTGTGAATGGTCAGTGTTACGACACCACATTCCTATCACAAACCCACAcactccatccccttccctcctgggaaCAAGACCATAATTTCAAGGCTAACAATTAAGGAAGTCTTTTTGTTTTAAGCCATTTTCTGGCCACCTCTTAGAACAGCAAAAACAGGGTGAAGCCTCTTtgctccccacagcccagggtatatggccagattctgacctgTTAGCCAGATCTAGAGCGAGgacattgactgcaatgggggaCATGTTGGATTCTCAGAGAGAATGTCTCTCAGAGAAAAGCCAGAGCATAAGATTTGAGGCCTAACTTCACCCACACTCCTAGGGTTCTCTGAGTTCAGTGAGAAAGATCTGGTCCTAACTTCACCCCCACACCTGGAGTCACTCCAGTTCAAAGAGCAAGATCCAGTCCGCAGTCAAGATAACAATTCTGACCTGGCCCATTCTCCCCCCTGCATCAACTGGCTTCACTCACACACCCATGATATAGCCAGGcagccctgcagggggtgctggagCTACGGTAGTACCAGCTAGATTCTGGAAGCGATGCTGAGGGAATAGGAAGCAGCTGAATGCTGGCAGGGGCTGCTAATGGGGTGGCTTGCGATAGCATGGGACTGCATGACCGAGGAGGTCAAGGCCCTCCATGGACTGGTCTCAGAACAGATCTCTATTTGCCAATAAGAAGCCGGGGGCTGCGCTTTGACTCAGGTTTATTAGGAACATAAGTCAGCGGAAAAACTGGGCACGTGCCTGTGCCCCAGAGATAGCAAATACATTAATAATATGTGTCACTCACGGTTAAAACCATCCCTCTATGTTTAGCCAATAGTAAGACAAACGACAGTGGAAGCCAAAATATAGGGTGAGGAACGCTATACAAACCCTGCAACGGTGAatgcagagaggggcaggaggCCATGCTCTCGGGGCCTTCCTGCTGCAAGCCGGTGCCAGCAGGAAGAGTGGCCCAGAGACTCTGATAGGTTCATAGCCTCTCTTACGACACCTAGCAGGGCCAGCTTCGTTTTAGAGACCAGGAAGAGTGCTCTGTGCAACAGGGCACCTACTGCTGGCTGTTTtgggcactgcccccaccccaattgCAGGCCCAGCTGAGTCCTCTGAGCcatggagcagggatggggagatCCAGGGGCACTAGGCATGGAGGGGCAGTGCCACCCCTTCCTACTGCACGGCAAGGCACATTATAATACAAGAATTGGAGAATGCCCCAAAACAGGGTGCAGCAACAACCCTCATCCCCCTTACACAGCTTGCAGAGCTCTCAAAGCCAATGTGCAACAGGAGGAGGAGACCCCCCCGCAGCAAGGGGGTGCTGGGTCTCCCACAGCTCATCACAGGCCCTCTGCTGGGTGGGAGAGGTCCCGTTCACACTCCCCAGctgcaaaggggtggggggagttaaTGCTGCTTCTGCTAAGGCACCTTCCGAGGGTGGGAAGGAGAATTCTCCCCTCCCGCAATACACGCACAACACAGAGCCAGTCTGGTCTGGATGCcagaacccccagccctgccttgaGGAAAccctttctgattggctgcccatctccaggaggcagggaatggggacagggagccaatcagagctgctgcaggagctAAGGCAGAGCTCCCCCACCCAGGCCAACAGTTTTCAGGTAAGGAAGGATGAAGCAGAAGGAACCCAGAAGCTGAGAACAGCTtcactcccctcctcttccctcctgtgAATAATGGGTGAAGCCTGTCCCCTGCCCTCCTGACAATGGATCAGTCCATtgtctgctcctcccccctctaTTCCTGTGAAAAGAGGGTCAGGCTCTTCTTTGCTCCTCCCCCTGCATCCCTGGAACAGGGGAGGGAACTAACCCCTGGCGCTGCCCCCTCAGCCTGACAAGTGGGAGACCCCCCCGCATTAGTgcaggggatggagtgggggggataCAGAGCAGGGCTCTGGGGAGGCATGGGGTGGGTGGACAGTGAGATCGATAGCCAAATGAAGCCAGTAATACAAGGCCCAGGCAGGCCGGATGGGGGACCTGAACTGACTGAGTCCAGGGCAGAGTCCAGTCCCCCCGGGGGGGTGGCTCTTGGTGGATGAGCAGTAACCCCCGAGTCCGTTGCGCAGAGCCAGTTGGGGGAGTGTCACCGTCAGTCCATCTTTCCCAGTGTCCCCACTAAGAGGAACTGAACTGGCTGAGCAGGGCGCTGAAGTCCAGATCCCCCATAGAGGTGAGGTTCTCTTCCGGGAGgctgcccaggaccccattgaTGAAGCTGTTGGCactgctgccccccccgcccccaccgttGCCCTGTGGCTCCTCCCCTGTCACACCCACCACACCACGCTGGCTGCTCATCAGGCGGGTGATCGACTCGGGATAGGTCAGGAGCATGCTGTGCCCGTCAGCACCCTCGGTGGACGACCCCTGGCTCAGCAGCTGCCGGAACTCAGTAGTGTTGATGGACTCCAGGCTGGTATAGGTGGTATCCTCCAGCAAGGCCCCCAGCTCCATGGTGACTGAGTCGCCCCCGCCCTCAAACGGCAGGTGGAAGAAGGGGTCAAAGTTGGGCTCGGCCtcgggagcagggggtgggggctgggcccgGCTTGAAATGCCCAGGCTGGAAAACTCCTCCAGGTTGACTGTactgaagcccagctggggggtgggaggaggaagagcttgGCTGGGCCCGGTGAAGGGTAAGGGGGGATGCTGGGACGTGGCCTGTGGCTTCTGGATGGTCGGCAGCTGCCCCATGGTGCCCGCCATTCCGGTGAGACCTAGAGAAGGGAGAGGTTagtgctgggaggtggggggccaACCCCATGGGCAGGGACCCCAGTGCCTCCCCTCTAGGACAGCATGGCACAGAGAAGCATTACGGGGGATTGTGCAGTCCCCCCAAACTGGTGCCCCCTTGAGGGGAAAGACCCATTCCCCACCCTATGTACTGTGGCTGGAGCTCCCTTACCACTCATACTGGGTCGGATGAGGCTGGGTTTGGGCATGGCAGTTGCGCGGGCAGGGACAGCGATCCGACGCTGGGAGCGTGACTCCGGAACCACCACTGCTGGGAAGAGAGACAGCATCAGTGACATGGGG is a genomic window containing:
- the C7H11orf68 gene encoding UPF0696 protein C11orf68 homolog, whose amino-acid sequence is MSDQDDGDVGKGGAFSAEHLAAESMAADMDPWVVFDARKTPRAEFEEWLQTYQPSRVSRFGDPECCTEPVGWIAIYGPNYCPESGDVVGLQEAWERLQISGRHVTFDTIRELALNHCVLTGKWLMHLDTGFKVDHAWSGIARSVLEGRFGVAKVSPCYPNSDRKHVICIYTDDFTNEEKVMDADAAIRGTGIKCLLSYKPDVYTYLGIYRDNRWHLCPTIYESKFDLECIPRRSRIINKVSNTEVT